The Myxococcota bacterium genome segment ATCGGCGTCGTGCGTGGCGACCTCGATCAGGCCGGCGTTGCCGGACACGATGCGCAGCTTCGGGTCACCCACCGCCTCGCGCACGCGCGGCACGTCCTCGGCGCGCGCCACCGACACGAGCTGCGGGTGGAACTGCTTGCACTGCGTGACCAGGAGGTCGATCGAGCGCCCGGCCGAGAGCGCAGTGACTCGCAGCTGCTCGGGGAAGCGGGCCACGACGTCGAGTGTCTGGGTGCCGATCGATCCGGTCGAGCCCAGGACCGCGAGCCGCTTCACGACTCCGCGTCCGGCTTCTGCGCCTTCGTCCGGCCGAAGCGGCGCTCGCGCTGCTGGAACGCACACAGCGCGTCGACCAGCTTCGACTTGTTGAAGTCGGGCCAGAGCACGTCGCTGGTGAAGAGCTCCGTGTAGGCGAGCTTCCACAAAAGGAAGTTCGAGATCCGGTGCTCGCCGCCGGTGCGGATCAAGAGGTCCGGGTCCGGCATGTCCTTGCAGTACAGGTTGGCCTCGACGCACTTCTCGTCGACCGCCTCGGGCTCGAGCACGCCGGCCTCGACCGCGCGCGCGATCGAGCGCACGGCGTCGACGATCTCGGCGCGCCCGCCGTAGGAGAGCGCGAAGGTGAGCCGCATCTCGTCGTTCGACTCGGTGCGCGCCATCAGGTCGCGCAGGAGTGACTGGATGCTGGGCGAGAGCGTCGACAGCCGGCCGATCGCGTCCACGCGGATCCCGTTGCGCACGAGCTCGTCGGCGTCGCGCACGATGAACTCCTCGAGATACGCCATGATCGCGTCGACCTCTTCGGTCGGCCGCTTCCAGTTCTCGGTCGAGAACGCGTAGAAGGTCAGCCACTGGATGCCGAGCTCGTGCGCGCCGCGCACCACCTCGCGCACGATCTCCGCGCCGTTGCGGTAGCCCGCCACGCGCGGCAGCCCGCGCGCCTCGGCCCAGCGGCCGTTGCCGTCGGGGATGACCGCCACGTGGCGCGGGATCTTGCGCGGGTCGAGCTTGGTCACGAGTGACTCTAGACCTTCAACAGCTCGGCTTCCTTCGCCTCCACCGCCTTGTCGATCTGCGCGATGTAGTCGTCGGTCAGCTTCTGGACCTTGTCGGTGAGATGGTGCGCGTCGTCCTCGGCCAGGTCGCCGTCCTTCTGGAACTCCTTCACCATGGCGATCGCGTCGCGGCGCGCGTTGCGCACGCCGACCTTGTGGTCTTCGCCCAGCTTCTTGACCTGCTTCACCAGGTCTTTGCGCCGCTCCTCGGTGAGCTCCGGGATCGGCACGCGCACGATCTTGCCGTCACTCACGGGCGAGAAGCCGAGGTTGGCCTTGTGGATGGCCTTCTCGATCTCGGAGATCGCGCTGCGGTCGAAGGGCTGGATCGTGATCAGGCGCGCCTCGGGGGCGTTGAGCTGGGCGAGCTTCTTGATCGGCGTGGGCGTGCCGTAGTAGTCGACCTGGAGACCTTCGAGCAGCGCGGGATTGGCGCGCCCCGTGCGCACCTTGGCCAGGTCGTGCTGGAAGCCGGCCAGGCTCTTCTGCATGCCGTCCTTGGCCTCGCCGAGGATCATCTCGCTGTTGTCATCGGGCATCTGCGACCCTCCTACGCACTCACGAGCGTGCCGATCGCCTCCCCACAGGCCACCTTCAGCATGTTGCCGGGCACGCTCATGTTGAAGACCACGATCGGCAGCTTGTTGTCCTGACACAACGAGATCGCGGTCGCATCCATCACGCCGAGGTTCTGGTGCAGAAACTCGCGGTAGGTGACTCGGTCGAAGAGATGGGCCTCCGGGAACTTCTCGGGATCGGAGTCGTAGACGCCATCGACCCGGGTGCCCTTCAGGAGTATCTCGGCGCCGATCTCCATGGCGCGCAACGCCGCGCCGGTGTCCGTGGTGAAGAAGGGGTTTCCGGTGCCGGCCGCGAAGATCACGAGCCGCCCCTTCTCGAGGTGTCTCACGGCGCGGCGCCGGATGTGCGGCTCGGCGACCTGCTTGATCTCGATCGCCGACAACAGCCGCGTCTCGGCCCCGCACTTCTCGAGCGCGTCCTGGAGCGCGAGCGCGTTGATCACGCCGCCCAGCATGCCCATGTAGTCGGCGGCGGTGCGGTTGATGCCCTCGGCCGACGCGGTGATGCCGCGGATGATGTTGCCGCCACCGCACACCACGCCCAGCTCGACCCCGTGGTTCGCGAGCTCCACGATCTCGCGCGCGGTCGCCTGGATGGTCTTGGAGTCGATCCCGAAGCCGCGCTCGCCCGCGAGGCTCTGCCCCGAGATCTTGAGCAGGATGCGCTTGTAGGCGGGTTTCATTCCTCCGCGGCTTCTCCGAGCTGGAAGCGGCGGAAGCCGACGACCTTTGCACCGGCTTCTTGCGCCGCTTTGCCCACGGTCTTGTCGGGATCCATCACGAGGCCCTGTTCGAGGAGGACGACCTCCTTGAAGAACTTCGTGAGGCGCCCCTCGATCATCTTCTCCACGATCGCCGGCGGCTTGCCCTCGTTCGCCGCCTGCGCCGCGAGCACCCGCCGCTCCGCGTCCACGGCGGCCTTGGGCAGATCCTCGCGCGACAGGCCCGCCGGGCTGGTGGCCGCGACGTGCATGCTCACGTTGTGGGCCAGCGCGCGCACCTCGGGCTTGGCCGGGGTCGGGCTCTCGATCGCCACCAGCGTGCCGATCTTGCCGCCGGCGTGAATGTAGCTCGTCACGAAGCCCTGGGCGGGCGCCTCGAGCCGAGTCACCCGCCGCACGGCCAGGTCCTCGCCGAGCTTCGCGACCGCGCCGGTGACCTTGTCGCGCAGCTTCTGGCCGTTCACCGACAGGTCGAGCAGCTCGTCGACGCTGCGCGGCTTGTGCGTGAAGGCGGCCTTGGCCAGCTCGTTGCCCACGTGGTTGAAGTCGTCGGTCTTGGCGACGAAGTCGGTCTCGCAGTTGAGCTCGACCAGGGCGCCGGTGTGACCGTCGGCCGACACCGCGGCGATCACGCGGCCCTCGGAGCCTGCGCGCCCCACGCGCTTGGAGGCCTTGGCGACGCCCTTCTCGCGCAGGATCTCGACCGCGCGCTCGAAGTCGCCATGGGCCTCTTCGAGCGCCTTCTTGCAGTCCATCATGCCCGCGCCGGTCTGCTCGCGGAGCTCCCTCACTTGTGCTGCCGAGATCTCGGCCAACTCGCTCCCCCGTTCCTTCTGCTTCGTGCCGTGTGTGACTTGGATGCTCTCGAGTTACTTGGCCGGCGCTTCGGCAGCCGGCGCCTCCGGCGCCGGCGTCTCGGCGGCCGGCGTCTCCGCCTCCGCGTCCTTCACCACCGGTGAGTCGGTGAGACCGAGCGCGAAGTCGGCGGCCTCCTCGAGCTCCTCGCGGCGCCGCTCCTCGGCCATGCGCTCCATGCGCGCCGGCCGCCGCGCCGGCTGCGTGATCTCGACCACGCGCTTGCCGTGCTTGGGCGCGGCCTCCTCGCCGTCGCCCGCCTCGGCCTGACCGGCATCCACGATGCGCGAGTTGAACAGCTCCTTCCCCTCGCGGCAGGCCTCGGCGACCTTCTCGCAGTAGAGGCGGATCGCGCGCAGCGCGTCGTCGTTGCCCGGGATCGACAGCTCGATCCCCTGCGGGTCACAGTTCGAGTCGACGACCGCGATCACTGGAATGCCGAGCCGGTGCGCCTCGTCGATCGCGATCTCTTCACGGCGCACGTCGATCACGAACAGCGCGTCGGGCGGGCGCTCCATGTCGATCAAGCCCTCGAAGGCCTTGTGCAGCTTCAGCTGCTCGCGCACCAGGCGCGAGCGCTCCTTCTTCGAGAGCTGCGAGGAGCTCTCCTCGCTGCCGAGCAGCTCGTTCAGCTCCTTGTAGCGCTCGATGCCGCGCCGGATCGTGCGGAAGTTCGTGAGCATGCCGCCCAGCCAGCGCCGGTGGACGAAGGGCTGGCCGCAGGCCCGCGCTTGCTCCGCGATGATGTCCTGCGCCTGCCGCTTGGTGGCGACGAACAGGACCGAGCCGCCTTCGGCGGTGGTCTCGCGGATGAAGTCGAGCGCTTCGCGGAAGCGCGGCAGCGTGAGCTGCAGGTTGATGATGTGGACGCCGTTGCGCTCGCCGTAGATGAAGGGCTTCATCGACGGGTGCCAGCGGCGGGTCTGATGGCCGAAGTGAACTCCGGCCTCGAGCAGGTCTCTCATCGAGACTGCGGGCGTGGTCATGTTGGCGAGATTCTCCGATTCGGGTTTTACCGCCGCCCCTCGGCTCGTTGCCGCCGCTCAGCGCCCGGAAGGCCGTGCGACCCGAAGCGGAATCGGGGCGTGTGACGTTGGCCGCTCGTATAGCAGAGAAGCGGCAGGCGCTCAAGCACAACGCCCCGGAATTTCAGGAAAATCAGCCTCTTCGCCCGCCTGGCGGCAGGCCCAGCGGCAGCAGGTGCTCGTGCAGGTTGAAGCCGCGCAGGACGAACGCCCAGGCGTCGGCCACGGGCACGGTCGTCAGGCGCGAGATCGCCGCCCAGTAGCTCGAGAAGCGCACGAACGCCCAGGGCACGGGCTCGACGTCGAGCAGGCGCGACAGGATCACGGCGTTGGAGCCCTCATGCGCCACGATCAGGATGCGCTTCTGGGCTTCGGGCGGTCGCCACAGCCGGTAGCCAGAGTTGTCGTGCGTGCGCATGCCATGCGTGCCCTCGAGCAGTGATTCGATGCCCGTGACCACGCGTTCGTACAGGTGCCGGAACGACTCGCCGCCGGCCATGCCGTCCCACCACTTCTCGAGGTCGCGCGCGCGTGCGTCGGCGAAGAAGCGCTCGACCTGCTGGGCGGTCTGACCTTCGAGCGTGGGCAGGCGCAGCTCGTCGAGCCAGCTGCACTGCTCGAAGCGCAGGCCGGTGCGGCGAGTCACGAACTCGGCGGTCTCGATCGCGCGCTCGAGCGTGCTGGTATAGGCATGGTCGAAGTGCTCGCCGGCCAGCGCCTCGGCCAGCGCCTCGGCCTGCAGCCGGCCGTGGGCGGAGAGCTCGGGGTGGTCGACGGCGCGGCCGCCGGGCTCCCAGTCGGGCTGCGCGTGGCGCACCAGCACGACCTCGATCACGTCAGTCGAGCTCCACGCGCAGCTGCAGCGCGGCGCGTTCGGCGCTGATCGGCCGGACCCGCTCGGCGATCAGCGCCAGGTGCGCGGGGTGCTCGGCGTAGCGGCGCCAGGCCTCGCGGTCGGCGAAGTCGGCGACGATCGCGAAGTCCCAGTTGCCCGCGACCAGGCGCTCGTCGCGCCCGAAGCGGTAGGCGCGAATCTCGGGTACGGCCGCGGGCAGCGCGCGCAGGCCCTGCTCGAGCGCGGCGAGCTGCGAGTCACTCGTGCCGGGCTTCCAGCGGAACAGGACCACGTGGCGGAATCCGGCCGACACTACGTGGTGTACTCGGCGTTGACGCGCACGTACTCGTAGGAGAGGTCCGTCGTGAGGATGCGCGCGCGCCCGCGGCCCTTGCCGAGCGAGATCTCGATCGCGACCTGCTTCTGCTTCATCGCGCGCTCGGCGCGGCGCAGCGCAGCCTTGCCGCCCGCCGGCTCGCCGCCGCGCAAGAGCTCCGCGCCGCCGATGCGCACGCTCACCCGGCCGGGCGCGAGCGACACGCCGGCCGCGCCCACGGCCTGCACCACGCGGCCCCAGTTGGGGTCGCCGCCGAACAGCGCCGTCTTCACCAAGGCCGAGTTCGCGACCGAGCGCGCCACGCGGTCGGCGTCGCGGTCGTTGCGCGCCCCGGCCACGGCCACGGTGGCGAGCTTGGTGACTCCCTCGCCGTCGCGCGCCAGCTTCTCGCACAGCTCGGCGCTGGCGTCGAGCAGCAGCCGTTCGACCTCGCGCGCGCGCGCCGACCCGACACCGATCGGTGTATTGCCCGCGGCGCCGTTCGCCAGCACCAGCACGGTGTCGCTGGTGCTGGTCTCGCCGTCGATCGTGAGCGAGTTGAAGCTCGCGTCCGCGGCGGCGCGCAGGGCGCGGCGCAGCAGCGCCGGCTCGATCGCCAGGTCGGTCACGAGATAGGCGAGCATGGTGGCCATGCGCGGCATGATCATGCCCGCGCCCTTGGCGAAGCCGGCCAGCGCGAAGCCGCGGCCGCGCCGGTGCACGAGCTTGGCGTGGGTGTCGGTGGTGAGCACGGCCTCGGCGGCGCGCTCGAAGCCGCGCGCCGAGAGTGACTCGACCGCGCGCGGGATGCCCGCGCGCAAGCGCTCCATGGGCAAGGGCCGGCCGATCACGCCGGTCGACGCGACCTGGATCTCTCTCGCGCGCGCGCCGATCGCGCCGGCGAGCAGCGCACACATCTCGCGCGCGTCGCGCAGCCCGCGCGCGCCGTTGGCCACGTTCGAGATGCCGCTGTTCACCACCACGCCGCGCGCGCGCCCGCCGCGCAGGTGCGCGCGCGAGACGACCACCGGCGCGCCGGGAAAGCGGCTGGTGGTGAACACCGCCGCAGCGGCCGCAGGCCGGTCCGAGACTACGAGCGCGAGATCGGGCTTGCCGCTCGGCTTGATGCCGCAGGCGATGCCGGCGGCGCGAAATCCGCGAACTTCGACCGCCACGCTACGCCCCGGCGCCGTGACACTTCTTGTATTTCTTGCCCGAGCCGCACGGGCAGGGATCGTTGCGCCCGACCTTCGGCCCTTCGCGCACGACCGTCTGCGGAGTCACCGGCGCGTCGGCCGGCGAGCCGCCGTGCTGCTCCTGCAGCCGGCGCTGCTGCTGCGCGGTGCGCCGCGCTTCCTCGGCCGCGCGCAGCTCGGCCACGCGTTCCGGCGAAGGCAGCTCGATCATCACGCGGAACAGCTGCTCGACCGCGCGCGAGCGGATGCGCCCGAACATCTCGCGGAACAGCTCGAAGCCCTCGGTCTGGTACACGCGCTTGGGGTCCTTGCCCGCGTAGCCCTGCAGCCCGACGCCCTCCTTCAGGTGGTCCATCGTGAGCAGGTGGTCCTTCCAGAGCTGGTCGAGTGTCTGGAGCAGGATGCCGCGCGCGATGCCCTGGAAGCTGGGCGGATTGAAGTCGGCGTACTTGCGCCCGATGTCGGCGAACATCTCGAGCTTCTCCTCGAGCTTCGCGTCGACCCGGTCGAGCAGCGCCTCGAGGATGGCTTCGCGATCCGGATCGTGGCCCTGGATCTCGGGTGACTCGGGATCGATCGCGATCCCGAACTGCGCCTGCACCTCGCGCACGTAGCTCTCGACGTCGGGCTCGGCCTTGGCGGGGAAGGTGACCGCGACGATCTCGCCCGCGAGCTCGTGCGCCAGGCCCTCGTACTCCGCGCGCATGTCGTCGCTCGCGAGCACGTTGGTGCGCCAGGCGTAGATGCTGGTGCGCTGCTTGTTCATCACGTCGTCGTACTCGAGCAGGTGCTTGCGGATGTCGAAGTTGCGCACCTCGACCTTCCGCTGCGCCCGCTCGATCGCGCCCGACAGCATGCGCGCCTCGATCGCCTCGCCCTCCTGCATGCCCAGGCGCTTCATCAGACCCGAGATGCGGTCGGAGCCGAAGATGCGCAGCAGGTCGTCTTCGAGCGACAGGTAGAAGCGCGACGATCCCGGGTCGCCCTGCCGGCCCGAGCGGCCGCGCAGCTGGTTGTCGATGCGACGTGACTCGTGTCTCTCGGTGCCGAGCACGTGCAGCCCGCCCGCCGCCACGACGCGCTCGCGCTCCTCGGCGCAGTTCGCCGTGAGCTTCTCGAGCTCTTCCTTGTTCTCGGGGGCTTCCGGGTCGAGCCCGCGCGACTTCAAGGTCATGCCGGGGTTGCCGCCCAGCACGATGTCGGTGCCGCGGCCCGCCATGTTGGTGGAGATCGTGACCGCGCCCAGCCGGCCGGCCTGCGCCACGATCTCGGCCTCGCGCTGGTGCTGCTTGGCGTTCAGCACGTTGTGGCGCACGCCGCGGTTCTTGAGCCGCGCCGAGAGCATCTCGCTGGTCTCGATCGCGATCGTGCCCACCAGCACCGGCTGGCCGCGCTTGTGACAGTCCTCGATCTCGTCGACGACCGCCTTCCACTTCTCGCCCTTGGTGCGATAGACCACGTCTTCGTGGTCCTTGCGCACCATGGGCCGGTGAGTCGGCACGACCACCACGTCGAGCTTGTAGATCGACGCGAACTCCTGGGCTTCCGTGTCCGCCGTGCCCGTCATGCCGGCGAGCTTGGAGTACATGCGGAAGTAGTTCTGGAAGGTGATCGTGGCGTAGGTCTGTGACTCGTTCTGGACCTGGACGTGCTCCTTGGCCTCGACCGACTGGTGCAGCCCGTCGCTCCAGCGGCGCCCTTCCATGAGCCGGCCGGTGAACTCGTCGACGATGACGATCTGGCCGTCCTTCACCACGTAGTCGACGTCGAGCTTGTAGATCACGTGCGCGCGCAGCGCGTTCTGCACCACGTGGAGCGTCTCCATGTGGTTCGGCGCGTAGAGGTTGTCGACGCCGAGCAGCTTCTCGGCCGCGACGATGCCCTCCTCCGTGAGCTGGATCGACTTGGCCTTCTCGTCGAGCGTGTAGTTGCCCGGGTCCTGGATCAGGCGCGGGATGATCCGGTCCACGCGCCGGAACTTCTCGGGATCGTCGTCGACCGGACCCGAGATGATGAGCGGTGTGCGCGCCTCGTCGATCAGGATCGAGTCGACTTCGTCCACGATGGCGTAGTTGTGACCGCGCTGCGTGAACATCTCGATCGCCGGCTTCATGTTGTCGCGCAGGTAGTCGAAGCCGAACTCGTTGTTCTGGCCGTAGGTGATGTCGGCCGCGTAGGCGCTGCGGCGCTCGGTGTCCGACAAGCCGTGCACGATGCAGCCGATCGACAGACCGAGCGAGCGGTGCACCGCGCCCATCCACTCGGAGTCACGGCGCGCGAGATAGTCGTTCACGGTGACCACGTGCACGCCCTTGCCCGAGAGCGCGTTCAGGAACGAGGGCAGCGTGGCGACCAGCGTCTTGCCCTCGCCGGTCTTCATCTCCGCGATCTTGCCCTGGTGCAGCACCATGCCGCCGAGCAGCTGCACGTCGTAATGGCGCTGGCCGAGCGTGCGCTTCGCGCCCTCGCGCACCAGGGCGAAGGCCTCGGGCAGCACGGCGTCGAGCGTTTCGCCCTTGTCCACGCGCTCGCGCAGCCCCGCCACGCGCGAGCGCAGCTCGTCGGCCGAGAGCGGCGCGTAAGTCGCCTCGAGCTCGTTGATCCTGGCGACGGCGGGCCGCAGCGAGCGCAGGAGTCGCTCATTGGCCGAGCCGAAGATTCTCGTGGCGAACGCGCGAATCGCGGGTCTCCCGTCGAAGGCACGGGAGTATAACGAGCAGGGATTCGGCCTACGAGATCAGGCCGCGATCAGTCCAGAATATAGTTTCTGGGGTCGACGGCCTTGCCGTTGACCACCACGGCGTAGTGGCAGTGCGGGCCGGTGCTGCGGCCGGTGGAGCCCATCAGGCCGATCTCCTGGCCGCGCTTCACGGTCTCGCCCGCCTTGACCAGGATCTGCTGCATGTGGCCGTAGACGGTCTCGATGCCGTAGCCGTGGCGGATCTTCACTCCATAGCCGAGCGACTTCTTCTGCGTCGCGTACTCGACCTCGCCGTCCGCGGCCGCGAAGATCGGGGTGCCCATGCGGCCGGCGATGTCGAGGCCCTTGTGGAACTCGCGCTCGCCGGTGTAGGGCGACATGCGGTAGCCGAAGGTCGACGTGATCCAGCCGTGAGTCGGCGTGATCGACGGCGTGTGCACCAGGCGCGCGCTCTGGTCCTCCAGGTGGTGGATCAGGCCCTGCAGGCTCGTGTCTTGTGCGTCCATCGCGCCGCCGAGTGTCTCGAGGCCTTCCTTCATGACCTCGTGGCGCTTCTGCCGGGTCATCCACGACACGTCGTCGGCCGAGAGCATCTCGCCGTCGGTGCCGCCGATGCCGGGCAGCGGCAGCGGGTCCGCCGGGTCGAGGTTGGTGATGATGCGGAGCTTGCGCTCGAAGCCGTCGATGCGCGTGAGCTTCGCCGACAGCGCTTCCATCTTCTGCGCGTAGCCCTGGATCTGCTCGCGCTGCTCGGCCGTCTCGGTGCGCAGCCGGTCGAGCTCATAGAGATTGGAGCGCACGCGGATGTAGTCGATCGACAGCGCCAGCAGCGCGACGGCGAAGGCGACACCACCGAGTGTCGCGCGGCGCAGCCACAGCTTGGGCACGTGGAAGCGGCGGATCGAGCCCGATTGGCCGGGCACGATCATCAGCGTGAGCGTGTCTTCGGGTCCGCGCTCGGGTGCGTTAGCCACGCGCGGCGCCTCCCTTGGCGGACGCACCATCGGTGCGGATCCGCAGCTGGAGCTTCCCCATCCGGAGCTCGTCTCCCGGGTTGAGCACCTTGCGGTGCTCGCGCACGCCGTTGACCAGCGTGCCGTTCGTGCTGCCCAGGTCCTGCACGAACGCGCGCAGGCCCTCGTAGCCGAACAGCGCGTGCGCGCGCGAAATCGTGGCCTCGTTCAGCACCAGGTCCGCGTTGCGGCCCCGGCCGATCACCGTGCTGGGCCGGTCGAGCTCCCACTCGAGCCCTTCGTAGAAGCCGCTCTCGATGCGGACCGCCGCGCGCTGCGCCGCGGGGGGCACCGTGGACTCGATCGAACCGCGTGAATCCGCTGCCATCTCGTCTTCCTGCGCACGCGCAGAACGGCGTACGCCTTCCACCGGATGGCATCGGCGGGGGCGTTCAGAACTTGACGAACCGCCTCACCTCCCGGCGCGACGCGAGCGGCCGGTGAGTGACAGGAGCTCACGCGCGTGCGCGCGTGCGGCGTCGGTGAGTTGCCCCCCGCTCATGCGCGCGATTTCGTCGACGCGTTCCTCGCCTTCCAGGCGGGAGATGCGCGTCGCCGTGCGGTTCTTGCGCACGTCTTTCACCACAGAGTGATGCAAGTCACCAAGTGCGGCGAGCTGCGGAAGATGCGTGATGCAGATCACTTGATTCTTGCCGGCCAGAGAGCGCAGCCGCTCGCCCACGCGCCGGGCGGTCTGGCCGCCCAGCCCCGCGTCGATCTCGTCGAACAACAGCACGTGCCCGTGGTCGGCGTCGCGCAGCGCGTTGCGCAGCGCCAGGAGCAGCCGCGCCAGCTCGCCGCCGGAGGCCGCATCCTTGAGCTTTCCGCCCTCCTCGCCCGGGTTCGCGGCCAGGCGGAAGGAGGCGCGCTCGCGGCCCGAGGGGCCCGAGGGCGGAGTGAGTCCTTCGGCCGACTTCGCTTCCAGCGGCTCGAGCGCCACCGCGAAGCGCGCGTGCTTGAGCTCGAGCGCGGCGAGCTCGGCCCCGACCGCGCGCTCGAGCTCGGCCGCGGCGCTGTGGCGCGCGCGCGAGAGCGCGCGCGACTTCGCGTCGAGTGACTCGGCAATCTCGGCCAGCTCTCGCTCGAGCTCCGCCGTGCGCTGCTCGCCGCCCGCGAGCCCGTCGAGCTCCTGCGCGGCGCGCGCGCGGTGCGCCAGGATCTCCTCGATCGAGTTGCCGTAGCGCGTCTGCAGCCGGCGCAGCTCGCCGAGCCGCTCCTCCACGCGCGCGAGCTTGTCCGGGTCGGCCTCGATGTTCTGGGCATAGCGCTCCAGAAGGAGCGCGGCTTCGTCGAGCTCGAG includes the following:
- the recN gene encoding DNA repair protein RecN, with the translated sequence MIATLRVRNLVTIEELELELGPGLTVVTGETGAGKSLLLGAIAMLSGQRVGSEVVRAGAKEAQVEAILRAPQLLARARALGVADDEADELLVSRTVSREGRGRVSLNGRLATVAVLAELMADALEITSQGEHQRLLRAEAQAELLDAFAALEPAAGEVAGLHGRWRELALAIQARRRDREALARREDQLRFELEQIDRVKPRTGELDELGLELRRLGHADRLAQSAARALESLDGEGGLRERLAAARNALRGVLDLDPALREPDEALARARLELDEAALLLERYAQNIEADPDKLARVEERLGELRRLQTRYGNSIEEILAHRARAAQELDGLAGGEQRTAELERELAEIAESLDAKSRALSRARHSAAAELERAVGAELAALELKHARFAVALEPLEAKSAEGLTPPSGPSGRERASFRLAANPGEEGGKLKDAASGGELARLLLALRNALRDADHGHVLLFDEIDAGLGGQTARRVGERLRSLAGKNQVICITHLPQLAALGDLHHSVVKDVRKNRTATRISRLEGEERVDEIARMSGGQLTDAARAHARELLSLTGRSRRAGR